From the genome of Plasmodium malariae genome assembly, chromosome: 9, one region includes:
- the PmUG01_09019600 gene encoding conserved Plasmodium protein, unknown function codes for MVSNTTSNNNEKICHFSKGLILENGIYLINVKDKEKLNEYKWWKGLIKPKDAFNPKKTKGFLVLKLFLYGYLNRISTYRSNKDNDLMYPYLKILLNNVEIYRTRVLDSNLHIWEEKIEIEIHYIKSKIEIQLFDMDETEGIVEDEYIGSAFIDIIYLEMFKKYDIILKYVNRVAILMDTYHYKGKSGDDESAADNATSSFSSSSSGSGICNNNKKNEGKGGKMNSAKEESNNRSCNKRAACPSNPNLYNYTNDYNVRIFVKLSNKQNYNNFILQLNTISSLNYTCIHKKNPILDKDLNVYQLYEELKKIKGNIDTIWLPFFSIIYNFASWKTPLYSLFFVVFFFFSFFFPKFFLSFFLVVLSLIFFILVSIIRESDKLKRANQLNTIVQPSTKKKKKKNNNSSFIYWMKAKKYGGYQNSKEDEHVNEKTIKEMDDMLQHSDSSSSTSSNLSIDDVNSDQTDGSLDSGSYTQSSGTNVDDVQDDDYDQVDEDDESGNKDGSESGNEDGSESGNEDGSKSGNEDGHNDGNNDGNNDGNNDNIIDKSGRGAIRGELPNRRRNRNKKLDTNSTIIREKKKKGKTKGKKKNGIDSGEGNSSCVNSSSDTCCTNENKTNKNNTNSCFNNINNTSRQYNTSKINSNCYNNKDSENNLSIIKAFLTNVIDDDILNNIKYFHYIVYCFTKWSQIFFYLLRKFGYFLVIITLIFCCLNIYFYPLVARLLRFLIFCIGFILLTYNFKPTNILYRFFLCIQEYYILEMKRRNVDIFTNS; via the coding sequence ATGGTATCGAACACAACAAGTAACAATAATGAGAAGATATGCCACTTTTCAAAAGGCTTAATATTAGAAAATgggatatatttaataaatgttaaagataaagaaaaattaaatgaatataaatggTGGAAGGGATTAATAAAACCAAAGGATGCATTCAATCCGAAGAAAACAAAAGGATTTCtagttttaaaattatttttatatggtTACTTAAATAGAATAAGTACTTATCGATCTAATAAAGATAACGATTTAATGTAtccatatttaaaaattttattaaataatgtcGAAATATATAGAACAAGAGTATTAGATAGTAACCTACACATATGGgaggaaaaaatagaaatagaaattcattatattaagAGTAAAATTGAAATACAGTTATTTGACATGGATGAAACAGAAGGAATAGTTGAAGATGAGTATATCGGGAGTGCATTCATTGACATTATTTATCTAGAAATGTTTAAGAAATATGatattattcttaaatatGTGAACAGAGTAGCTATACTAATGGATACATACCACTACAAAGGAAAGTCAGGAGATGATGAGTCCGCTGCTGATAACGCAACTAGTTCCTttagcagtagtagtagtggtAGTGGAATctgcaataataataagaagaaTGAGGGAAAAGGAGGAAAAATGAACTCTGCTAAAGAAGAAAGTAACAATAGGTCATGTAACAAAAGGGCCGCATGCCCATCTAAtcctaatttatataattacacaAATGATTATAACGTTCgtatttttgtaaaactatcgaataagcaaaattataataattttattttacagtTAAATACAATATCGTCATTAAACTATACTTGCATTCATAAAAAGAATCCAATATTAGATAAagatttaaatgtatatcagttatatgaagaattaaaaaaaataaaaggaaatattgATACCATTTGGTTACCCTTCttttcaattatttataatttcgcATCGTGGAAAACACCACtatattccttattttttgttgtctttttctttttctcctttttttttccaaaattttttctctctttttttttagttgtcttaagtttaatattttttatcttagtGTCTATTATTCGTGAAAGTGATAAACTAAAAAGAGCTAATCAGCTCAATACAATTGTACAACCTagtacgaaaaaaaaaaaaaaaaaaaataataactcttcttttatttattggatgaaggcaaaaaaatatggtGGCTATCAAAATAGTAAAGAAGACGAACACGTAAATGAAAAGACTATAAAAGAAATGGATGATATGCTACAACACAGtgatagtagtagtagcacAAGCAGTAATCTTTCCATAGATGATGTAAATTCTGATCAGACGGATGGTAGCTTGGACAGTGGGAGTTACACACAGTCAAGTGGTACGAACGTTGATGATGTGCAGGATGACGATTATGATCAGGTTGATGAAGATGATGAAAGTGGTAATAAAGATGGTAGTGAAAGTGGTAATGAAGATGGTAGTGAGAGTGGTAATGAAGATGGCAGTAAAAGTGGTAATGAAGATGGTCATAATGATGGAAATAACGATGGAAATAACGATGGAAATAACGATAATATTATTGATAAAAGTGGACGGGGCGCAATACGTGGAGAGCTGCCTAACCGACGTAGAAATAGAAACAAAAAGTTGGACACAAATAGTACCATTATACgggaaaagaagaaaaaaggaaaaacaaaggggaaaaaaaaaaatggaattgATTCTGGAGAAGGAAATTCATCCTGTGTGAACAGTAGCAGTGATACTTGTTGTACAAATgagaataaaacaaataagaataatacaAACAGTTGCtttaataacattaataatacTAGTCGACAATATAATACTAGCAAAATTAATAGCAATTGTTACAACAACAAGGATTCAGAGAATAACTTAAGCATTATTAAGGCCTTTTTAACAAATGTAATTGACGATGATATTctcaataatataaaatattttcattatattgtatattgCTTTACAAAATGGtctcaaatttttttttatcttttaaggAAATTCGGTTATTTTCTAGTTATTATTACCTTAATCTTTTGTTGtcttaatatatacttttaccCATTAGTTGCCAGATTATTAcgctttttaattttctgtataggttttattttattaacgtACAACTTTAAACCAACTAATATTTTGTACAggttttttttatgtattcaGGAATACTATATTTTAGAAATGAAACGAAGAAATGTGGACATTTTTACCAATTCGTAG
- the PRPF6 gene encoding pre-mRNA-processing factor 6, putative produces the protein MMKNSKNNLYNFNSVKIEPFGKAPVGYVPGKGRGVTGFSGGVSRDDTTDDKDKNDYSDFNYDEFHGYSESLFKDTEYDEEDKEADDIYDNIDARMDVRRKTRRENKLKEEISKMRAQKPTIQEQFSDLKKNLANVTIEEWESIPTVLNYSKQKQKKVPKSYLPAPDSLIMNRINDSNMHMNYNTSLSNGLKTPLGLWYKTPLGIQTPLGLQTPLGLQTPLGLRSSTGFQTPLGLQTPLVLRSSSLGTSTPIGLGMQTPYMKSSSSFGLETPIYNRNGMKGIMPYSGLNTPFTLSGYTTPLNASNISGYNTPLLNNANKLSLNDLGEARGTVLSVKLDELIDSVEGQTVIDPKGYLTNLNAKSLVNDADIADINKARSLLKSVISTNPKHGPGWIAAARVEELAQRKDKAKEIIMKGCIECSKNEDIWLEAVRLEDKLSEAKIILAKAIKHLPTSVKLWLEAYKKEKNIDDKRKVLRKAIECIPNSVILWKEAISLENENNAYILLKRAVECIPQCIEMWIALARLCNYNEAQKVLNEARKKIPTSAEIWINASKLEEKQGNINMVDIIIKRCIENLTSKNVIFERDKWIKFAEECEKSHFPYTCEGIIRNTMNIGVENLNKKRIYKQDAQNCINNKSFHTARVIYNEALKNFKTKKSLWLALANLELAYGKKENVDEVLQRAVKNCPQSSVLWLMLAKQKWLNNEIDKAREILAESFMHNQNTEVISLAAIKLERENNEFDRARFLLKKSRVQCNTPKIWMQSVQLERLLRNYSEAKYLVHEALKIHKYFDKLYMIAGQIELEYEIFKGEDSDKKQINKITTNSFGSSTNVDITITSGNNPGEDLHREEKAEQTNIIEHDFNSLRSNNIPYINAQKIYEQGIKYCPGSINLWICAIDLQMENKNYTSARALVEKAKIKIKSINSIKNNNYVFKNKEIIESSEHPYEEDINKNIEDTKNANSNSTNLTNNKNELEKKNSAINNASVKIIENYDLLWLKLIEIELCCNNKNINPVISEALKECPSSGIIWSKAIELENKNLQNSKSVSAFNSCGNNAYVVLTVAKLFWMNFKIPKARKWFYRVISLNPNFGDGWATFLAFEIDQQNEINQKDIINKCIKAEPNRGYMWNRITKRVENWRLKYPQKLYKYIKELFPEVLKKKISEKIWQIISDENVDDPVFQSSYVETEPVDNKAEEVTEEDKGDEQGEEADAGGETKIERMEKNAETGGKVEDVETAVQGGEDETGELGDEEETGKTGGTTSARNMGKSQPKEKKAKSKNDEKKTNKRKEMSNKNEETDKTARKKKK, from the exons ATGAtgaaaaatagcaaaaataatttatacaattttaaCTCGGTAAAAATAGAACCCTTCGGAAAAGCCCCAGTGGGGTATGTACCAGGGAAGGGACGAGGGGTTACCGGTTTCTCTGGGGGTGTTAGTAGGGATGATACAACAGATGATAAGGACAAAAATGATTATTCTGATTTCAATTATGACGAATTTCATGGGTATTCAGAATCCTTATTTAAAGATACAGAATATGATGAAGAAGACAAAGAAGCTgatgatatatatgataatatagATGCTCGTATGGATGTTAGAAGAAAAACTAGAAGAGAAAATAAACTAAAGGAAGAAATATCAAAAATGAGAGCACAAAAACCAACGATTCAAGAACAGTTTAGtgacttaaaaaaaaatctagCGAATGTTACTATAGAAGAATGGGAATCAATTCCTAcagttttaaattattcaaaacAGAAACAAAAGAAAGTACCTAAAAGTTATTTGCCAGCTCCCGATAGCCTTATTATGAATAGAATCAACGATTCGAACATGCACATGAATTATAACACGTCCTTATCCAATGGGCTTAAAACTCCTCTCGGTTTGTGGTACAAAACCCCACTGGGCATTCAAACCCCATTAGGGCTTCAAACCCCATTAGGACTACAAACTCCATTAGGGTTACGCTCCTCAACGGGGTTCCAAACCCCATTAGGGCTACAAACCCCCTTAGTGCTACGATCCTCATCCCTAGGTACCAGCACTCCCATAGGATTAGGAATGCAAACTCCATATATGAAAAGCTCGAGTAGTTTTGGGTTAGAAACGCCTATATATAATAGGAATGGAATGAAAGGTATTATGCCTTATAGCGGTTTGAATACGCCATTTACCTTATCAGGATATACAACTCCATTGAATGCTTCAAATATCAGTGGTTACAACACACCGCTGCTAAACAATGCTAACAAATTATCTCTTAATGATTTAGGGGAAGCAAGAGGAACAGTTTTATCCGTAAAGTTGGATGAACTTATAGACAGTGTAGAAGGACAGACAGTCATAGATCCTAAGGGGTACTTAACAAATTTGAATGCAAAAAGTTTAGTAAATGATGCAGATATAGCTGATATAAATAAAGCTAGATCATTGTTAAAATCTGTTATTAGTACAAACCCTAAGCATGGTCCAGGTTGGATAGCAGCAGCAAGAGTTGAAGAATTAGCTCAAAGGAAAGATAAagcaaaagaaataattatgaaaggATGTATTGAGTGTTCAAAAAATGAGGATATATGGTTAGAGGCAGTACGATTAGAAGATAAACTTAGTgaagcaaaaataatattagcaAAAGCTATTAAGCATCTACCGACATCTGTTAAACTGTGGTTAGaagcatataaaaaagaaaagaatatagatgataaaagaaaagtttTACGTAAAGCTATTGAATGTATACCCAATTCTGTGATATTATGGAAAGAAGCTATATCAttagaaaatgaaaacaatgcgtatattttactaaaaagaGCAGTTGAGTGTATACCTCAGTGTATTGAAATGTGGATTGCTTTAGCACGTTTATGTAACTATAATGAAGCACAGAAGGTTTTAAACGAAGCAAGAAAAAAGATCCCAACGAGCGCAGAAATATGGATTAATGCATCTAAATTAGAAGAAAAGCAAGGGAATATTAACATGgttgatattattattaaaagatgTATTGAAAATTTGACATcgaaaaatgtaatatttgaAAGAGATAAATGGATAAAATTTGCTGAAGAATGTGAGAAATCCCATTTCCCTTATACATGTGAAGGCATTATTAGAAATACTATGAATATAGGtgtagaaaatttaaataaaaaacgtATATACAAACAAGATGCACAGaattgtattaataataaatcatttCATACTGCTAGAGTTATCTACAATGAAgcgttaaaaaattttaaaacgaaaaaatcATTATGGTTAGCACTAGCTAATCTAGAATTAGCTTatgggaaaaaagaaaatgtagaTGAAGTGTTACAAAGAGCTGTTAAGAATTGTCCACAATCTAGTGTCCTATGGTTAATGTTAGCAAAGCAGAAATggttaaataatgaaatagatAAGGCTAGAGAAATTTTAGCAGAATCGTTTATGCACAATCAGAACACAGAAGTTATATCACTAGCAGCTATCAAATtagaaagagaaaataatgaatttgACAGAGCAAGGtttttattgaaaaagtCAAGAGTACAATGTAATACGCCAAAAATATGGATGCAGTCTGTACAACTGGAAAGACTGTTAAGAAATTATAGTGAGGCTAAATACCTTGTACATGAAgctttaaaaatacataaatatttcgATAAATTGTATATGATTGCTGGTCAGATAGAACTAgaatatgaaatttttaaaggGGAAGATAGTGATAAGAAGcagataaacaaaataactACCAACTCATTTGGTAGCAGTACCAATGTGGACATAACCATAACGAGTGGAAACAATCCTGGGGAAGATCTACACAGAGAAGAAAAAGCGGAACAGACGAATATAATTGAGCATGACTTCAACTCGCTTAGAAGTAACAACATCCCATATATAAACGCacagaaaatatatgaacaaggAATAAAGTATTGCCCTGGATCAATAAATCTATGGATTTGTGCTATTGACCTGCagatggaaaataaaaactatacATCAGCTAGGGCACTAGTTGAAAAGGctaaaatcaaaataaagaGTATTAACTCAATAAAGAATAAcaattatgtttttaaaaataaagaaattatcgAAAGTAGTGAACATCCATATGAAGAAGatatcaataaaaatattgaggATACAAAAAATGCAAACTCGAATAGTACTAATttaactaataataaaaatgagttAGAGAAGAAAAACTCAGCAATAAATAACGCATCagttaaaattattgaaaattatGACTTATTATGgttaaaattaattgaaaTAGAATTatgttgtaataataaaaatatcaatcCTGTTATTTCAGAGGCTTTAAAGGAATGCCCTTCTTCAGGCATCATTTGGTCAAAAGCAATAGAACtagaaaataagaatttaCAAAATAGCAAGTCAGTTAGTGCATTTAATAGCTGTGGAAATAATGCTTATGTAGTTCTAACAGTCGCTAAACTTTTTTGGatgaattttaaaattccAAAAGCTAGGAAATGGTTTTATAGAGTTATTAGTTTGAATCCCAATTTCGGCGATGGTTGGGCTACTTTCCTGGCCTTCGAGATTGACCAGCAGAACGAGATTAACCAGAAGGACATCATTAACAAGTGCATAAAGGCCGAGCCAAACAGAG GCTACATGTGGAACAGAATTACGAAACGGGTTGAAAACTGGAGATTGAAATACCCGCAAAagttgtataaatatattaaggaGTTATTTCCGGaagtgttaaaaaaaaaaatatcggAAAAAATTTGGCAAATTATTAGCGACGAAAACGTAGATGATCCGGTGTTTCAAAGTAGCTACGTGGAGACTGAGCCAGTGGACAACAAGGCAGAAGAAGTGACTGAAGAAGATAAGGGGGA